In Raphanus sativus cultivar WK10039 chromosome 5, ASM80110v3, whole genome shotgun sequence, the following proteins share a genomic window:
- the LOC108859485 gene encoding floral homeotic protein APETALA 3, with protein MARGKIQIKRIENQTNRQVTYSKRRNGLFKKAHELTVLCDARVSIIMFSSSNKLHEFISPNTTTKEIIDLYQTVSDVDVWSAHYERMQETKRKLLETNRKLRTQIKQRLGECLDELDIQELRSLEEEMENTFKLVRERKFKSLGNQIETTKKKNKSQQDIQKNLIHELELRAEDPHYGLVDNGGDYDSVLGYQIEGSRAYALRYHQNHNHHYPNHALHAPSASDIITFHLLE; from the exons atgGCGAGAGGGAAGATCCAGATCAAGAGAATAGAGAACCAGACCAACCGACAAGTGACGTATTCCAAGAGAAGAAATGGTCTGTTCAAGAAGGCTCACGAGCTTACGGTTTTGTGTGATGCTAGGGTTTCGATTATCATGTTCTCTAGCTCCAACAAGCTTCATGAGTTTATAAGCCCTAACACCAC AACAAAGGAGATCATAGATCTGTACCAAACGGTTTCCGATGTTGATGTTTGGAGCGCTCACTATgag AGAATGCAAGAAACCAAGAGGAAGCTGTTGGAAACTAATAGAAAGCTCCGGACTCAGATTAA gCAGAGGCTAGGTGAGTGTTTGGATGAACTTGATATTCAGGAGCTGCGTAGTCTTGAGGAAGAAATGGAAAACACTTTCAAACTCGTTCGTGAGCGCAAG TTCAAATCCCTTGGGAATCAGATCGAAACCACCAAGAAAAAG AACAAAAGTCAACAAGACATACAAAAGAATCTCATACATGAGCTG GAGCTAAGAGCGGAAGATCCTCACTATGGCCTAGTAGACAATGGAGGCGACTACGACTCGGTTCTTGGATATCAAATCGAAGGATCACGTGCTTATGCTCTTCGTTACCATCAAAACCATAATCACCATTACCCCAACCATGCCCTCCATGCACCATCTGCCTCTGACATCATTACCTTCCACCTTCTTGAATGA